Below is a window of Trichosurus vulpecula isolate mTriVul1 chromosome 4, mTriVul1.pri, whole genome shotgun sequence DNA.
TTAAATTATCAAGCTTggttataaattataaaataatactttagcaaacaaaaattattaatgataatactTGACATTCATATACTACCCTAAAGTTTGTGAAGCACCGTGCATAATCTCAGTCCCTCGATAAACCAGTGAGGTACCATAGGTACAACTTTACAGATatgaaactgagtcttagagaggttaagtgacgttGTCACCGTCACACAAACagtgggtgggatttgaacctgggtctccctTCATTCTATGTCTGACAGTCTTTGTACTACCATACACTTTCTCATAAGGTACAAGTTGGGAAATATGTGGTAATAGGCATGGGTTATATGATGAGGTTTATATAGTATGAGGGAGAGGGAGTCATGGCTTAGGAATTATATGGCTGTATGGTCCAGGTTGGGAGTTCTGTTATGTAGTGAGGGTAGGAATTGTGTGGTAAGGCTTAGCCTCAGGGAATTATgattcctagaatcataggatcatagatttagagttgataGGACTTTAAAGGGCATCCAATCCaactctcatttcacagaagagagaACTGAAGCTCTGAGAAGTCCAGTGACTTACTGAGGCTCATATATGCaagtgagtgtcagaggtggcCTGGTGTGGGTGACAGTCACATTGCATATGGTGGGAATTTGGGGTAGGGATATGGgacttgtttgtcctttattttctaaGAGGACCCATGACATCACAGGCTgacgtcttgacttgtgtgtgaattggactgaagtgaagcagagttgcacaaagttgtcagcctcactctctcttccagagttatcacagtccagtggcaggacaaaagtgaaGATGGTCCCAGGaggcagtggataaccttggtgtcttcagtgcCTGGCaagcctgcttcagccgccttcatggttgttgtaacaaattgttctcatctgcccattccaccaggcaAGTCTTCACATGACTATAGGTTTAGAGGCCACTTatctcaaccccctcattttatagatgagcaaactgaaacccagagtGATTTCCAGACGGAAGATCTTTGAGGTgaggagttgagagatggagggagagagagatggggggggggggttatgtGATAAAGGATAAAGTCAGCCAGACCCACATCAGCCACCCCCAAATGGGATCTGCTTAGCAACTCTGCCCTTCCTCATCAGGTGTGGCTGCCTGTGTTAGAAAACCCTGTACTTATCACTCAAGTGCCAATTTGGCCATTTAGGACCTCTGGGAGCAACTCATTGCTCATTTCTATTTaccttagtttttttcttttcttttcttttctttttggttttttttttggaggggggaaggcagggcaattggagttaagtgacttgcccaaggtcacacagctagtaagcatgtcaaatgtttgaggctggatttgaactcaggtcctcctgattccagggccagtgctctactcgctgtgccacctagttgcccctatttatcttatttttaaagggATTCTAGCCCTTCCTACAGTTGCCCAACTTTGTTCCCAACTCTCTCCCAACAGGAAGGTTTTCTTTGACCTTAACCTAACTCTATTGTGCTATTAAAAGTACCCATTTGACCCAGCTTCATCCACCATGCACGTGGAGACAAGTGGTCTGTAACTCTCTGGTATAGAGACTTTCCTCTCTCCCCGACTCTCACCCGAAAGGAGATGGTCCTGGGGCTGGAGCGTTTGAGGGAACTGCTGTAGGTGGCCTGGCTTGGAGAGGTCagttctgtttctgtctctttgctTGGGATCCGCACCTGGAAGAGAGAACAGAAGGTTTGTCTGATCCTAGGGCCCTACTGGACCCCTGTCCCAGATCTTTGAAGCCTTATGTGTGTGCAAGATTGGGTCCCTACAGGGACCCTAGATTTAGCTGAATCCCTGATCTGGTGAGGAAAATAAGAAATTGTGGAGTTTGAagatgaaagggaacttagagattacTCCCCATTGATTTCCTAGTGATGATAAAAGGGAGAAGTTTAGGGAGAATGATGTAGTGGAGGTGGGAGAGCTGTGGTCCAGGGTGCTCCCACTCTCATCCCCAGGCCAATACTCCTCCAAAAGGGGCAGTGAGCCACTGTGGGATGACCAGCCTCCAGGGCATGGGGAAATTACAATATTATCAGGTCATTAGGAAGACCTTTAGGTGAAGGTGCTCCTAGGTCACAAGTGCTTCTGGCATCAGGGTAACTGTTGGATGTTCCAGATGGAGTCGATGTAGAAAGCCTCAAGGAGAGGGGAGTAGCAGACTCTGGGGTAGGCCCACTCTGCAGCCAGGCCCCCTCTGAATTGTTCTGTGTCCCTTCCACATTGAGACACTCTCAGTCCATAAGAGTCTCTTCAATCCTCATATTGGCTTAGTTTAAAATGTAGTGTaatctatgttttactgtatttttatgtattttgtttaatatttcccaatttacattttaatctagtccAGCGGCTGAACTCAGTGCATTTGGTACCTCTTCTCTAAGAAACATGGAGGGGAGAGAGTTCTCTAAGACCAGACCCAATCAGTGATGTCTGAAAACCCTTTCAAGGATTCCAAAGGCCTCTGAGGGAGGAttaatgaacgaatgaatgagtgagtgagtgaatgaatgaatgagtgaatgaatgaatgagtgagtgaatgaatgaatgagtgagtgaatgaatgaatttagcACTTATTtagcgcttactgtgtgcaaagtataGTAATACTGGTTGAAGTCAGGGCAGGACAGGAAGTTATGAGGTGAAGGTGGAGGATGATGAATGGAAGTAAGGACAGAGGTATTACCCACCTGCAGGGTGAAGGGCTGGAAGCGAGAAGTCACTGCCTGAGGTTctgacttcctctcctctctaggttcCTCTGAAGAGGGGGACTTCTCTGAAGCCTCCCTTATTTTCTGCTCCTTCTTTTCTGGTACATCTCTCTTAGAGTCCTTTTGCTCTTGAGCTTGAACTGGGGGCTGCTCCAGGTCCAGCTTCCTTGAGGCCATTACTTTTTCCCGAACTGTCCCCTTCTCTGGGGTCAGTGTTTTCTCCTGAGCTGATGTCTTCTCAAAAGCCAATGCCCTTTCCCGAGTGGATAACTTTTTTGGAGTTAAGGATTCCTCAGAGACTGACCCTTTTTCTGAAACTAATACCTTCTCTGGGTCTGATGTCTTCACTGAAGTCAATATCTTCTCCCCAGCTAATACCTTCTTTGGGGCCAATACTTCCTCAGGGACCAATGGCTTTTCTGAGAATGATGATTTCTCAGAAGCAGATATCTTCTCTGAagttaattttttctctggagttGTCTGGTCCTGGCCTGGTGTCTTCTCTGAAcctcttcttctttctgtagCTGTCTGGTCCTGGGCTGGTGTCCTCTCTGGCGTCGACACTGTCCTTTGGTCCGGTGTCTTCACATCCTTTGTCTCTCCTCCTTCTGAACTCTCCTCATCTCTGGCCCAAAGTTCCCTCTGCTTCTGGCTCAATCTTCGTCTGGTTGGAGGAACCACATCCTTCTGGGGCACTGGAGGCTCCTGGGTGCCTGACCCTGCACCCTCgctatcttttttcttctctacctctGGCTGCTCCTGGATGGTGGACTGGGAAGCCTCCAGGGCTTGCCGCCGAAGCCGCCGTTCCTGCCTTGTTCTTAGAACTGCCTGGAAattctcatcctcttcctctttgatgGAGGAATGACGCTTgggagcctcagcttcctccggGTTTGGGAGCCtgtaagagaggaagaggggataCTACAGACAACTGGGTCTACTTCTTGTTCCCTATATATGGACTTCTATCTCGTTTATGTGCCtttgttccctatgcctggaaatCTCACCCTATACTTATCTACTAAGCTTTACCCTTTGCTGTATTCAAAGCACAATTTGGGTGTTCACTCTTACAGGCAGCCTTCCCTACTCATCCTgattgttagttttctttttactACAACAACCctgaattactttgtatttacttggtatatattttgtatattcttatcTGCACACATGTTTCTCCCTAGTAGaaaagaagctccttgagggtagaacagttttttcccctcttcGTATCCCAAGAGCCTtgtacagtgcttggtacatagcaggcactcaataaattcttgaATTTAATAAAGTGGTTTGGGATGAGACTTATGTGGGATGGAAGTTATGTGATCCCATGGGAAACTGACAACTGTAGACTTACCACTGGGAGCAGCCTCAAAGAGCACCCAATTCCTGTTTTTCTAGATGAAATTGTAAAACTAAGGAGAGActggttaaagtgacttgtccgaaGTCAATCAGTGACATAGCCAGGCCCAGAATGCAGGGCTCCTGATCCTTATCCCTGTACTCTTTTCACTACACTGAGATTTTTGTAATtgggtcattttcagttgtgtcctactctttgaccccatttgggcttttcttggcaaagatacttgagtggtttgccatttccttctctgggaaactgaggcaaacagggttaagtgactcacccagggtcacaaagatagtaagtgtctgaggctggatttgaactcaggatgatgggtcttcatgactccaggcctgatactccaaccactgtgccacctagctgagatATTTTTGACTTTACTCTTAATTTTCAATTATGGAAAAGGAAGCAGTTTGGGATAAGATGAGGAGGGGTTCTGTGGAGAGCCTTGGGGCACATTTTCATCACATCAGTCTCACCTCCttgcttccctctctcctcccttagctGGGTCATAGATTCTTAACCTCAAAGAGCTAgggttggaaaagacctcagagggcatctagtccaaacctcttcttttaggatgaagaaattgaggagcAGAGCGGTCAGTTGCTTTAGATCACACAGTCAAAGGCACTAAATGCCAGAGAGGGATTTAGACCCATCTTCAGACTCCAGAAGCAGTCACCTTTCCACTGCGATTCAGAAGGAAGCTGACTCcctgctctcctcctctcctcctccatctctatcCACATGAGCACAGACACATACCTCTCCACTGACGGCTGATCTCCATTGTGGGCAACCTTCGGGGCTTCATCATCTGTGGTTGAACTCAGATTTCGGTGCCGCCGGCGTCGTTCTCGCTCttgctcctcctcatcctccaatGTCCTTTGTCTTGCCAAGCTGCAGTTTGGAAGAGGGAATCAAGGGAGATGAAAGAGGCTTCAGACCACATGAGATGCCAGGTTTGTAGGTTTTCGGGGTAGCCCAGTGGGAAACCCAGTAATAACTAGTTCACGTATAGCAATTgatggtttgcaaaacactttaagtacgttttctcatttcatctggagtcagaggggaCCTTATAATCTAACCCCTAATTTGACAGAGCAAGAAACTGAAACTGGAAAAGGTTAAAGGTCTTGCCAAGGCAAAAGACATAGTGGCAAAAGCAAAATTTGGTCCCAGATTCTTTGACTGTAAAGGCAAGGATTTTTCTACATGAGCATCCCAGTGTTCCCAAAAGGCAAATGTTATTAtgccattttacatatgaggaaattgaggttagaGGGGTTaggtgatgtgcccagggtcatatagttagtaagtgtctaagggagAAACAGACCAATGTTTCCTGGCCCCAAGTCCAGTATCAGGTCCACTCTCCCAGCATCTTTCAAATAATCTGTGACTATATTTTTTGATTCTAAGGTGGTGAATAAAGATAAAATGATCTCTGGGCATCTCTACCCATAAGTGATCAGGATTACAGCTACGTTGAGGAGAGTGAGGTCAGACTTTACACAGAGAGAGCATCATTGTTGAGCATGGTTAAGTAATCAACTTTTCTGCAAACCATGGGATCCCAGAATCCTGGAATGAGAAgaagcctcagaggtcatctaggccaaacATTATGCAGAGTGAGGAAAGCCACTCGTGAACAATCTAGAGAAATGATCCTCAAGTCTCTGCCTGAAGTCTCCAACAATGACAAAACCACTAACTCCCAAGGTGGCAGTCCATCCTAACTCCAGACAGCTTtcaaagtcttctcttcccaTATATTTTACCTGTTCCTCTGAAAGTTGTACCCTCCTGGGACAAGTACGACAAGCCTAAGCCTTCTTCCTTATGACaatctcaaatatttgaaggaggCTATCATGTCCCACCCCTATTCTCCCTCcgtgagttttcttttctctagccTGACATCTTCAGATCCTTATAAATGATTAAGAATAATTTAGTAgggtatgtgtgtacatgtgcatatgtgtgtgtgcatgtttgtatgcatgtgcatggaGCGGGGTcgatataagaaataatttaatagATTTTTTACTTATCTAGTACTTTTcaggttacaaagcactttccttccaATAATATGCAGTACCCCTATAAGGGAAGTACTGCAagtagtattatctccattttacagatgaaagcaGTAAGTTCCTGAGCAGTTAAATATTGCCCAGCATCATACAACtggtaagtagcagagttgggattcagcctgtcaagaagcatttagtgtttatcatgtgtcaggcactgtgctaagaaccagAGATACAAAGCAAGTCAAAAAtctggcccctgccctcaaagagctcacgttATAATGTGGGAGACAATTTTTGCTATTGAGTTATTTCCaattctgtgtgaccccatttagggttttcttggcaaagataccggaatggtttgccatttccttctccagcttattttaaaggtgaggaaactgaagcaaacagggttaagtgatttgcccagtgtcacacagctagtaagtgtctcaggctggatttgaactcatgaagatgagtcttcctgattccaatcccagtgtgccacctaactgccccaggggagacaatatataagacatatacatagtagatggaaggtaatctgagagggaaagcactagcagcttgttcttccaactctgatcccaggctctttttcttttttttaaacccctTGATGCCTTTCTAATCAACTTTCTTTTTACTCTGTGATTTTACAATAATCCTCTCTAATATAGGAGATGATAGTGTGGGTGAGTGGGCCTTGATGGTGCATTTGGGAGGAATTTCCTCAGGAGGAAACTTTCCTCTAGGAGAAGGCTATCCAATCCCCCAGGGAGGATTTTCACTAGAATATTGTCTAGCATCTTGTATTTGTGAggtcacctttcttttttttttttaaatcaaagtctGGAACTTTATATCAGATTAAAGTTAATCTTATTAGAATCACCCTATTGTTAgagcttgtcaagatctttttgtatCCTGGGTTGGTCATTCAGCATGTTATTTTTGTCATCTAAAAACTGGACAAGTGTTCCATCTGTACCTTTATccaaattattgataaaaatgtcaagCAGCACTGGGCTGAGGAAAAATTCCTGCTGTACTCCCCTGGGGGCTCCAAGCTGACATTGACCCACTGATGATTCCTTGTTGAGTACTGTCACCAAAGATTTACTACATTCTCACCCAGAACACTACATTTTGTCCATCTGGACACCCCAAGAGGTTTTACCAAATGCTCTGCTGAAATCTAAATACACTCAACTTGGAAAATTCCCTTCATAAACCAATCCCTCAAAAGGAGAAATTACCTTAGTCTGATGTGGCTTGTTCTTGTTTAAATCTATTGGGTTTTAGTGACtagtttcctctttcatttttaaattttatatttattctgaacataaatgccaaagaaaatgggcatttccaagtacaaagtagaatagaaaaaaggggGATTATACATGAAAATTACAGATCTCTcttatgtatagcttgcttttcttttcaaatatctaAGTTCAATCTTtaattttcaaagctatccttGTCTAGGCTTCTCTCTGgcatttcttttgttctcttctctgtgtgttttttttaagatgCCACATcaatcttttttattcctttttttctactcCTTCTACCTTTTTTGCTATCCTTATCACTCCTCGCCCTCCCACCCTATCCCACCTCctactagaaaaagaaaaacaaagccctcatAACAATATggataatcaagcaaaataaatccccaaaTTGGCcctgtctgaaaatgtatatcaTATTCTGtatctttctttaatttcattttgtctcaattacatgtaaaaataaattttaacatttatcttttaaaattttaagttccaaatctctccctccctcttctctcccctccttgagaaggcaagcaatttgctatagataatgcatgtacagtcatgcaaaacatatttccatattagctatgttgaaaaagaaaacagacaaaaaagaaagaaaatgaagaaagtttttaagaagt
It encodes the following:
- the LAD1 gene encoding ladinin-1, yielding MSIKRKNWSALSSLARQRTLEDEEEQERERRRRHRNLSSTTDDEAPKVAHNGDQPSVERLPNPEEAEAPKRHSSIKEEEDENFQAVLRTRQERRLRRQALEASQSTIQEQPEVEKKKDSEGAGSGTQEPPVPQKDVVPPTRRRLSQKQRELWARDEESSEGGETKDVKTPDQRTVSTPERTPAQDQTATERRRGSEKTPGQDQTTPEKKLTSEKISASEKSSFSEKPLVPEEVLAPKKVLAGEKILTSVKTSDPEKVLVSEKGSVSEESLTPKKLSTRERALAFEKTSAQEKTLTPEKGTVREKVMASRKLDLEQPPVQAQEQKDSKRDVPEKKEQKIREASEKSPSSEEPREERKSEPQAVTSRFQPFTLQVRIPSKETETELTSPSQATYSSSLKRSSPRTISFRMNTRKENPETTFTRSASVRLPSNTVKLGEKLERYHTAIQRSESVRTPGSSRTEFFVAPVGVASKRSLFEKEQTRNSRAEPALSRKEDLRLSGVVTSRLNLWVSRTQDTGGDQDSQNTRKEAASAKKTSWGKQATSPTDTQL